The Halorubrum aethiopicum nucleotide sequence AGGCCTGCCAGCTCTTCCGGAGTGCCCAGAACGAGGACCTCCTGCAGGGCCGGTCGATCGAGGCGATGGCCGCCGCGAGCGTCTACGGCGCGTGTCGGTGTAACGGACGACCACGAACGCTCGACGACATCACCGAGTCGGCGCGCGTCGAGCAATCGCGGGTGACGAACGCATACACGACGCTGAATACGGAACTTGGCCTGCCGGCCCAGCCGGTGACGCCCAGTGCGTTCGTTCCGCAGTTGGCGTCTGAGCTCGACGTCTCCGATCAAATCCGGCAGCGGGCTCGGCAGCTGGCAGAAGCATCCGAATCGACCGGAGCAACCACGGGGGTTCGACCATCCGGGTTCGCCGCAGCCTGTCTGTACAAGGCCGGACGCGAAGACGGACAGTGGCTCACCCAGTCGGACGTCGCTGACGTTGCGAACGTCTCGGTGGTCACCGTGCGGACCCACCGCGACACGCTGGACGAGCTGGCTGTGTAGAGCCCACACTGCTGATTTTCGGTTGTATGTCTGTAGGCTGATTGATGTGAGAGCCATTGTTTAAACCCGAAGACGAAGCATGATACGGCCAGATCACTCTATGACCGACCAGTACGCCGACTACGAAGCCCTCCGACCGCTCGGCGAAGCGACCCACGTTCCCGATGACCAACTCGCCAGTAGTAGTGGCGAGCCCCGGCGGCAACGCTCTGGTGGCGTCGACACGGACTATCCAGACGACCCGACAGCAGATGAGACCGAGTGCGCTTCCTGTGGAGCGTCAATCCCCGCTGGCCAGTCGAAGTGCCGGTTCTGTCTCACCAACCATCTCGAAGGAGCCGACGACCAGGACACATCGAATGTCGAACGGACTCTCCTCCACGTCATCCAGCTGCTCGTAGAGGCGTCGACGTTCTACGGCGCCGTCGGGAAGGGATCTGCTGCGGCCACCCTCCTCGCGAAGGGAGATGATGACCCAGTAGTCGATGACTGCAAGCTAATCTACGATCTCGACGAGGAACCGGCCCCACAGCTTGTCGATCAGTGGCCCTCACTCCCCTCGGCGACACGGGTCACGTCTGAATGTGGTAATCAGCTGCTCGCGGCTGCTCGTGAGCGGACGGCGTGGACAGAGACGACGCAGTCCCGTCACGACGGCGAGCACGCGACGTTTCTCTACGACGAAACCGGGAGCGTGGTTCGCACCGAAGCTCGTCTTGCAAGCCTACGTGAGGACGCAGACGACGACCTCTGGCTGGTGCCAGCGATTGCGCTCCAGGAATCCGTTGACAAGACCGATACCGAACAGCCACGACGTGAGCGTCCAAACAGAACTCACCTCGAGTGTCGAGAGTGTGATCGGGAGACTAAGCATCGATTCCGCGAATTCGAGGCTGTCCCCGATGACGAGTGGACCGGGCAGCCAATGTGGGGCTGTCAGCGGTGCGGCACGCCACGCTACGGGCCCGAACCCGAAGCCGGTCAGTAAAGACGACGTCAAATTAACCAACAATCCTGGTGTCGGCTCGGAGTTGTTGGTTAACAGAAGCCAGCTCGCGACCACCCGACGATACCACACCTGCTGACTGCCCGCCGGTGTTTTTCGGCGCCGAGAATTGGCGGAGGCGCACACATGGTCCCACGAGACACCCCTGGCTATCGAGTCCACCGCGCGCTCAGTAGCCTCACCAGTATCGACAGCGACCAATTGGAGCCCGCCGATCAAGAGCGAATTAGCACCGCGACGACGCTCCTCGAGCAGGTGGATGTTCTCACCCAACCGAATACGACGAGGGACGGTGACGTCAACAGAGAATCCTGACAGCTCGACGCGTCGGCAGCGCAACGTCCTGTGGCTGACACAGCGTGAGCGGTTGTTCGCCCCCTGAAGGGGTGCGGGGGCGCGAGACCGCTCCCGAGAACAACCCATGGCAACACTCCAAGCCGCAACGACATCGACCGGCGCGCTCGTATCGGATCCACAGGCAGTCCGCGAGCTCTGTGAGAACCACTGCTTCGGGACGCTCAACTGGGAGGTGGACGACGACGGCGAACTGATCATCTGGGGCTACGACAGCTTCGAAGTGTACGAGGCTCGTGAGAACGGACTTCCTGACTACGACGGTGGCATCGTCACCCACGAGTTCCTCCGGTCGCTCGCGGAGTATCTCGAACCGGACGAAGAATTCGACATTCAGACAGCCGGATTTACCAAGTGCCGCTTTCCCGTGCTGGCGAAGCGGTACGTCGTCCGCGACGGTGAGGTGCTGTACGCGGACCTCAGTTCCCCCGACCCGATCGACGAGTAGCGTTGTTCATCCCCCGGGAGGGGTGCGGGGCGATCCAGTCGTGGGTCGTCCTGCGAGGTGATTGTTCAATGGGCCACCGCGCACTCGTTGCGTACGAACGAACTGACGGACAGTACACGCTCCACTACTCTCATTGGGGTGCAGCGAATCTCAAGCTCAAGCACCGAATCTCGGCTGAGTCGCCGTTCGGTGGCGAGGACACCGACTCCAAGTGGGCGAAACAACTGCTGGCAGAGCTGGCCGATGGCCTCGAGGCAGATGCCGTCGACGGCTACCTCGCCGGCGAAGACCGCCCGTCGACGGTCGTCGAGCCGAAGCCACGCGCCACCGGGCTTACCCTCGACGAGATCGTCGCGGACCACCTCGACTACCTCCACCACGAGGCGTTCTTCGTGGTGTCACCCACCTTCGAGGTGACCGCCTATCGGACGCTGTGGTTCGGCCTGCAGTACGATTCGGAGACAATCGACCACGGCGAGACGGTCGGGAACGGTGCGCTCGCGACCGTTCGGTGGCACGACGGCGAGCCGGTCGGCGACGGCCATCTGAAGGAGCAGTTCCGGGCACTGAAAGACGTCGTTGGCGATATGGTCAACAAGGGTGTGTTCACCCGGTCGACGGCTCGCCAGTACCTCACACAGAAGCTCGGCGAGTGGATCGGGAAGCGCCAAGAGTTGCGCATCCCGAGCGGTGAAGCACCGTCTCCGGACGCGACACTCAGCCGCTCGTAGGGCGATTTGCGTCGAAGCAGATGGTGGTTTTTCTGGGGCAGAAAGGACTGACCCCCATCGTAGGCTCGTGATTTGATGCCCGAGAAACCAGACGACGACCCATTCCACGATTGCGAGTTAGGTCCCGCCGCTGTCCTCGGGACACGCACCTTCGAAGACATCCTGTTCACCGACGACACGGAAACACCGGTGAACGTGCTAACCGGCGAGACGCCTGCACATTCGCAGGCGACCGTCGAGGAAGCGAAGAAATTCGCTGCGAGTATCGACACGGACACACCACAAATCGCGCTCCCGGCCTCTGTCGAGACGCAGGTCGAGACCCAGAGCAAGCCCTACACCTCAGCTGCGTTCTTCCACTTCAAGGCGACGGGGTCGCTCGAACGACACCGTGCCTACCACGCCGCGTACGACTCGGATGCGTTCACCGTCGACTTCGAGGCCGACTACGAATCGGGCGACCTGACCATCACTGTCGAACGAGTGGAGGAGGCCTGAGAAAGGAAACTCTGGGGCAGGTCCACTTTTTTATATGTCAGGTGCATCCATGGAAGCCATATGGAGGCTCAGCGGACAATCCAACGCCTCATCGATCACATAACATTCGGTCACGGGATCCATCTGTTCCTTCAAGTTCTTCTCCTTGAATTCGCCTCCGTCTTTCTTACCTTCCAGTTCTCCAGCTCCCTCCTCCTCCAAATATCAAACCCCAATTTCTTCATTGGCGTCTACGCCGCTACTTCTGTCATCTTCCTTGGCATCCTCATCCTGTTCACAGCCAAAATGAGGAAACGCACCTTTTCCCCACCACTCCAACAAGTGCGTCGCCTCGCCATTTCCATCCTTTGCTACATCGCCGCATCAGGCGTTGTCATCACATTTGGCTACCTCCTCCTCATTCTCGCCACAACCGGTAGAACTGGTATCGGCCGTCTGGATTACATCTTCTCCGTAATGCTCACTACCCTATTCGCCGCCTTACTCGCCGTCGGGTACCACGCACGGGTCGTTGACAAACAACCCGACCGCGAGACTATCACAGGGACAGTCACAGCGTGGCAAGACTCCCTCGCATGGGTCAGCGAGGACGATCGTAGCCACGCCAAGCAAGACGCATATGATGAATTCACTGATCGGATGAACGATTTATCAGAACTGTTATCGAACGCAAAGACGGTCCACGGGAGAGAGCTACGACGTGATTTCGAGGCATGGAGAGACGATTTTGAGACGCACAGTGAACTGTCGAAGGAAACCATTATCAAAGGACAAGGAGAGAACAAGAATGAACGTTTGGAGCAGGAGCATCAAAAACTGGAATCGATCCAACGAAGGCTCCGGATTATCGCTGGAGAACAGAAATGATTACCCGGTATAACTCGCCACAAGATGCCGTCCCGCACGAAGAAAATCTACTGATTCTCACCAAGAGCGGCGGCTGCTACGGCCAAGACTTCACCGACATCGTGCAGGAGATCCGGGACGGAATCCACGGCGACAAGCTCCTGATCCAGGAATACTTCCACTCACTAGACAACCTCGTAGACCGAGACAAATTGATTCAGAACAGCGTCTGGATCATCCATTGGCAGGAATGCCTTGAAAACGAACCGTATCCTCATCTCAAGCACTATCTTGAGACGCGGAGTTACCCAAATGAAGGCGAGATTATTCTTTGCGTCAACGGCTCTGACAAGGCGGAAACAGTTGGATCTCGCTATCCGCGAGTTTCCGTCGCTCCGTCAAAGGAATACCTCGTGGCGTACGCGCTGGGCCACCTGAACACGGCGAATCCGGCCTGTTCAGGTGGGACGAAAAAGGTGATCGAGTGGAACAACGAGGTTTGTGATGAACTGGGGGTGCCCTGATGCCGAACGAATGGAAAGTCCTCGAACGCGCAGTTGACCGGTTCGAATTGGATCCCGAGCAACGGCAGGAATACGTCCGGACCATCACCGAAGTCTACGGCGAGGCCATGGCGACTAGGAGCGAGTTTGAGGAATTCGGAGAGGAGTACTACTCGTTCCTGAATCGAGAGGTGTTCTCGGACGACCGCGTCATCTCAACCCTCAGCAGTTTCGGGCTCTCGGAGGAGCAACTGGCTGCATTCCGCGACGGGACGATCGCCAGCGACGAATTGGTGAAAACGTGGAACGAGCTCCGGTTCCGGATTGACGAGCTCATTGACTTCGCAATGCTACTGAAGCTGGTGAAGGATTACGGCGACCGGTCCGACACTGGAATGATTGAATCGCGGTACCGCCTACAGAAGCTGGTCTACCTCGTGAACCGTAGGATCGCGCAACAAGATGACTACGCTGCCATCGGAGAATTAGAAGGCGATCTCGGAATGCTTGACCGTACTGGATACCGTTACCGCTTCACGAAACGTAGCTCCGGCCCCTTCTCGTCCGACGTCTACGAAGATAAGAACCGCTTGTTCGCCTGGCAACTAATTGAGGAACCTGTTATCGGTCAGAAGGGGACGGGGGAGGTCGGAGAACACGAACGCCGCTATGGTGTCGAATTAGCGCCTGCGGGCGAAATCATGGTGAACGAGTTCTACGACCGGATCGAACACGCCGATAGTATGATGCTCTCATCTTGGAACTATGCCCAGCAAACGGTAATCGACGAAATCGCCCACATGACGCACGATGACTTTGTTCAGTATATTAGTGAGGGGGACCGTCTCCAGAAGGCCTCGACTGGAGCAGAACTCCTCGTCGGCCCGCGGAGAAAATTCAAAGCGAACGAAATCGAGTTCTTAGACGAGTTAACGGGGGAGTTCGCACATGCCTGAGCGTGAGGAGATCATTGTGAGTATCATTGAGGCGTTGGAGGCAGAGGACATGGAGCCGGATCAGATTGACGAGTGCCGCCAGCTGCTCGAAGCGAACTACCACGAACCGGAGTTTCCCGTTGATAGGGTAACGATACGGCGGATTCGGGCGCAACAGTTCCGAAATCTGGATGACCGGGTGGTCCGGCTAGATGACACTGATACAGCTCTCTACGGCCCAAATGATCAGGGAAAGACTGCGATCCTTGAGGCAATTCGGTTTAACCTGTTCGGCCGTCAGGAAAAACAACGAATTACACTGACCGATCCGATCCAGTCCGAGCAGGATTCGCTAGAAACAACCGGGAATTGGTCGGTCGATACGAACCACTATTTGGTTCAACGGCTTTTAAACCGGGACGGCCGCGGGTATTCAGGTGACGATCGGCCAAAGCTGAATACAGATCCATCGTCGGAGGATGACATCCCCTTCCAAGCCCGGAACACACAGCAGGATGTTTCCGAGGCGTTCGGTATCTGGCCGGTTGAATCCCGGGAGTTTGGTCGGTACAACATTTTCTCATTGTTCTGCTTGATGGCGCCAGAGTACAAGAAGTTCCTCCGCTGGCAGGACAAAGAGGATTTCATTGACCTTCTGTTCGGCATTAACCTAGCCGCTGTGATCAACCAGAGCAAGAAACGGCGATCTGAGAAGTATGAGCTGACCGAAGAAGAAGAAACAGCCGCAGAAGAGCTTAAAACCGCCCAGAGCCGAGAGAAGAAATTGGCGGAACGGCTGGCCGAATTACAGGAGAACAAGAAGGAGATTGAAACAAAATTAGCGGATCGTCGAGCGGAACTTCGCTCTATCAATGAAACGCTAGAACAGGATAATGAGCTGGAACAGCTGGAGTCAGAGAAGCTGCGGCTGCAACGGCAAATAAACAACTTGGAGTCCGAAAAACGGGAGACACGCGGTGATTTGCGGGAAACCCGGCTGAGTATCGAGCGTTATGAGGAGATGGAGATGGGGGAAGAGGTTCATTCAACAGCTCAGGACCTGCAGGAGATGATGAGCATCCCGGAACGGTGCCCAATCTGTACAAACGATGTCGATGATTCGCAACGCCGCCGGCTGTTGAATGATGGAGATTGTCCGCTGTGTCGTAAGGAGGTCCCAGACAAGAGGATTGAAACGGCCACCGAGCGGGACGTACGTGAATCGGCCATGGAACGCGAAGAGGTGGAAGAGCAACTGACCGAGTTGCGATCCCGGGAACGAAAACTCGAGGGGGAACTAGATCTTCTTGAGTCACGGGTTCAAGATCATCAGGAACAGCTGGAAACGATAGAATCACAGATCGCGGAGAGCGATGTCACCCAGTTAATCGACCGGCGGGATGAATTGGAAACAGAAATATCTTCGCTGGAGCGGGATGCGACATCGGTCCAAGTGGAGATCAATGCCAAGGAGGACGAACTTGACGACACTACTGGATGTATTGAAGATTTAGAAGGGGCGTACGAACGCCGCCGTGAGAAGGTGGAGAAACGACAAGCGTTGCAAACTTTCGAGCGGATCGTTCGTCGGCATATTGAGGAAGAGCGAACTGATCTCAAGAACAGCTTACGGGAGGAGATGAATAACCTTCTCTCCTACTTCGAACATGGTCGGTTTGCCGATGCCCAGAATGTTGTGTTCAATCCACAGGGGGGCTACGATTTCACCGTCGTGATCGAGGACGGGAATGATGTCCCGTCCGATCGGCATAACGAGTACTCGAACGAGGGGAAGATTCTGGCCTTACTGTTCCATACGGCCGTCTTGAAGCAGCTGGCAGAGCAGTCGAACACGCTGCCGATCCGGATGTTCATATTTGACTCTCCATATTTCGATATCCCGGACACAGGAAATGCACCCGATATTACAAACTTTGTATTGGCGTTGCCAGAAGAATTGCCGGAGTATCAGGTGATTGTGACGGTGACAGATTCAGCGTTATCGGATCGTTCAGCGCTGAATGAGAAATATCAGATTGAGGATTTCTGACTTAGACCACCGTTCATAGGGATTTAACAGCCAAAACAAAGGTAACAATCTGGGATCATTCCATCCGTTGAGCGTGCGGAAAATTCTGAAACGCACGTATTTCGAGATGGGTTTTTCGAGCGCCGGCGATGGGTGCCGGCGCAGCTGGAGCGAGCAACGACTCCCGGTGCGTCGGCGCTTCGAGGTGTTCGAGATGCACATGGTGATTTACGCTCTGGTAGAAGAATCGACCCACGACGACGCACTGGCCACCGGAAAGACGGTGTTCGACCGCCTGGTCGGCGCGGACCCACATGCCAGCGCCGTCTTCGACTACTACGTCTGTTTTGATGAGGAGGACACGTCCGTTGCGGGGAAGGCGCGATGGGGTGAGTTGCCGACTGCAGCCCCCGTCGACTCCGATGACGGCCAAGACCTGCTTGAGCGTGGCTGGGAGGCGACGAAAGAGGAGTTCGAGCGCAACCTCGACCGGGTGAGGGAAGCACTTGACGAACTTTCCGATGAGGAGATCATGCGCGACGAAGATCTCGCTCGGCACGCCTTCCACCAGGTTGGCGCCTACGACGGGCCAACGATCTTCCTGTACAACGAATATGCGAACGGGATCCGTCACCGTGAGCAGCTGGATCGAGTGCTGGAGGAGAGCGAGGAGCTCTGGATCGTGCCCGCCGACGTCCACTTCTAACAGATGTCCCGGATCACAAACTGGAAGCGCGAGAGCCGCACGCCCACACTCGCATACCGGAATACCGAGACCGGCGCTCGGGCGGTCTTACACCGAGCGCCGGATTCATACCGCTACAAGTGGCGTGGCGTAATCCTCGTCGACGGCTACCCGGTGTGGTCGCGGGGGTACGAGACGAAAGACGCGAAATCGTTCCGTGACGAGCTCCGTGACCGGCCAGCGCCCGAACTGAGTTGTCCCGAGTGTCCGAACAGCGATATAGCAATCGGTGGGAAAACGGCTGACGGTGCGAAGGTTCAGCGCTGGTTCGAGTGTCGGAACTGCGGGTGCGAAGCCCCCTCGCGAATTGTCTACGGCGCCGAGCGCTGATTGATAAGGGCGCATCTGCGATGGCGTTTATTTCTGGGCCGGGATGGGTGGCCCGTCTCAATCGGGCCAGATCCACAGATGAGTCTGGAAATCATCGACCGTCACAGCGAAGCACTGTTCGAGTTCCTCTGGTGTCCCGTCTGCGGGCACGAGGTATTCAGTCACATTCCGTTCGAAGGTGTGTTCTGCAAGAACTGCAACACGCAGGTCGAACTCCAAGAATCCCGAGAGACACGCGGCTACGAGGAGGCCGTCCTCGCCTGCTTCGACACCCACTCGACGTGGAACCTCCACGTCGACGAAAAGCTCCGTCGCGACCTACCCGATGGGTCGGCACGGGTGAAGATCCTCGGCGCACCGGGTGCCTACAAGGTCGACTGGTGGAGTCCAGCACCCGGCGATGACTGGCAGCCGGTCGAACAAGGCGAGTTCGACGATGTCGACGAACCAGCCGATGTCTCCCATCTCGCGTAGGGGAAAGCAGTTCCTGTGGCTGTTTTTCGCCCCCTGAGGGGTGCGGGGGTGCTCGAACGAGTAGCTCCCGAACAGACCGATGAGTAGACCTAGCGACACACATCCGATTGAACAGACGCGCCCAGCGAGCGACTGCGACATCGCCTACGTCGGGTATCGGCAGAGTGGGCAGGCTATCGTTGAGAAACGTCCCGGCCAAGAACGGCTCACACCAGAGCGGAGTCTCGCGCTGGTGAATCACAGTCCCTCGGGATTCGAATGGGGATATGGTGGTAGTGGTCCGGCGCAACTCGCGCTCGCACTCCTCCTCGACTACACGGGAGACGAGGCGTTCGCCCTCGACCACTACCAGGAGTTCAAAACCGAGGTCGTGAGCCAGCTGGACTGTGCTGGGTCTGCTGGAAGCTGGCGACTCACCGGGCCTGAGATCGACGCAGTCCTTCACGAAACACCCGGCGAGCCGGTTGCACCGTCCATCTGAATACCAATCACCGAAAGTAACCCATGTCAGAACATACCCAACCATCTCGTGCGGATGGCGAATCGGCCGAAACCAGTGAACAGGCGACACGAACGGAGTACGTCGAACGCAGTGATGTCGGCGTCTCCCTCACCGTAAAGCTCAAGCGGGGAACCGGCACCAGGGACCAGGACGAGGTAATCGCGAAAGCGAAAGGCAAGACCCTCGAAGACGCTCGCGAGGACATGGAAACCCTTCGGGAGTACATCCACGATCTCGCGGAGGACGCTCGCCAAATCCAACCCGAAGAAGACGGGTAACGACGAGGGCTGTTTTTTGTCGCCTCAGCAGTGGCGGAGGCGATTATCAGTGAGCAATCCAGACGGTCAAACAACAGACGCAAGCGAGCTTTCGCCAGAACAACGGCTCGAGCCCCCGAATACGCGACTCATCAACGCTGGTATCGTGACGATCAACGATATGGAGACGCTGCGAGCCTGTGTCGCCTACGAGAACGCGAATCAGCAACGGATCCCGATTCTTCGCCAGCTCAAAGATCGGGCCAGCGAAATCCGCACACAAGACGATTGACGCAGCAGTCGGAGGTGTCTGTCGGAGCCTCGGTGGGTGGAGGCTCGAATGAAATGAGCGATCGACCAGAGATCGAGATTCAACGACAGACCGCGTTCGGTGACGATGGCCAACTCGAAGTAACCGAAACGAGCGTCGAGACCTCACTCAAGGATTTCGGCGCTGACGTGGATCATCGTGACCGGGATTCGCGTCTTGATCAGCCCGAGGCGAGTGAGTTCGGCGTCGACGATCGACCCGCAGTTGAGCAATCAACCGAAGGAGATCAGTCAACACTCTTCGCTGATACGGACGAGGATCAGCAGACCCTCGCTGGCGACGATGCAGCCGCTCGCTGTCTCTTCGAAGAATAAACAGTCCCTATTGATTAGTTATCTGTAGAAATATTATAGTTTGAACTATAATAGTCTGAGTTCTAACTTTGAAGCGACGCTGAGGGGCTAACAACCGGTGGTGGTTTTTCGACCCCCAGCAGGGGTGCGGGGAATCCGAACGCCCGCATTCAACCGATGGAGACGAATTCGACTACCGACCCACGAGCAGTCGTACAGGATGCGAGTGAGCGATGGCAGGCGAGTGCAGACTGCGTTGAGTACGTCGGAATGCGTGTCGAGGGAACGCCAGTGGTCCTGAACCTCACCGCACACGAACGCCTCTCCCCAAATCGAAGTCTCGGTCTCGTGCGGCATAGCCCGGCGGGATTCGACTGGGGCTACGTTGGGAGCGGACCGGCACAGCTCGCCTGTGCGCTCCTCCTCGATTCCACCGACAACGAAACCGTCGCCCAGCAACACTACATCCAGTTCCGCAACGACGTGGTCAGTCAGCTGGTGTGTGATGGCCCGGCCGACTGCTGGCACCTCACCGGGGAGGATATCGAGGCGGCACTTGCCGAATTCGAAGAGTACCGAGCACTCACGCCAGATGGTGGGACGCCGTCATCGTCACTGCCGGCGAATTGGAGTGCGGTGAGCCGGACAGATCGGACAGTCTTCCAACGTCGAGATATCGACCACTACGTCGTCCTCGCCGAAGGGAGCGAAGAGTGGTTGATCATACTTTGTGCGCAGGGGGACCGGGCGTATCCCGCCCCGCTTGACCATCGAACACTTCCGGTCGAGAACGACCCTGCCTCAGCTGTTCAGGCACTCGTCGCTGAGAGTAACGACCTCGTCGAGCCAGAGGAGGCCAACTGATGGAGAAATTCCGACTTTCGCGAGCAACGTACCAGCTCATCGAACGCGCTGTCACGGCGCTGGAGTGCATCGGCCGAGAACTCAAGCGATACAACGACCGGCACGAGCGAACAGCTGGGAAAGACACAGACGAGACGAATCCCGGCGAATCATGACTGGCGAAGCGACGCTTGATGACTTCGAGAGCGAGACATCATCCGGAGATTCCGGCTCGCTCTCACTGGAAGAGCGACTCCTCACCCCAATTTCCCCGTCCATCGGTCTGCGGGTGATTGCCGGGTACGGCGATCCGCTCTATCTCCAAAATCGGGGAACAGAACGGTATCTCTTCCGCGACGATTATGACCGGTGGTTCATCCTTCAACCCTCAGCGAAGGACTCAGAAGACGCGTTCGTCCGCTGGGTGTACCTCCCAGCAGACCGGCCCGAACGGCTGGCGCAGTCGGCACTTCGTCGACGGACTGTGATCGGCTATGATTACGTTCAGCGGTCGGCCGCACCAGATCCAGTTAGGTCGACGGTGACGGCGATGTTCGTCACAGAACGCTGGCCCGAGACCACCTACGAGTGTGGGTCGTGTGAGGCGCTGTGCGACACGGCACAAGAGCACGCCCTCCACTGCTGGGACGACCATCCGTGGGTACCGAATCCTGAACAGGTGCGCCGTCGACGCCACGCCGACGAGTGAATTGAAGAGCCGAAGCCAGGTGTCGGGACCGTCCAGATGATTAACCAACAGTACTGGATTCTTGGGTAGAATGTTGGTTAAGAGTGGTTGTTTTTGCGCCCGTGAGAGGGGCGCAGGGCGCGTGAGGAGAGCGCCGGCGCGGGTGACGAGTTCGATTTCGAGGTGACTGCAATGAAAGACCCAGAATCCAGAACCGTGTTCGCTGGCGTCGACGGACGAACCGATACAGAACTACCCGACTGGTATCGCCGGAAGAAAACGGTCGACGAACCGAAATCCTTCGCCGAGACGATTCGTGACCTCCCGCAGGCCGTCGAGACGACAGTCGCATACCGGAATCCCTACTCCGACGAGTGGGTCGAAACGGAGCGCTTCAATGCCCTAGTCGAGCCGACGAGAGCGCGCGACCACGCGACAGACGCTGAGCCCGACGCAGACCCACTATTTCACGTCCCTACGGACAGTTACGCGATCATCAATCCGGTCGACGTGTACAGGCCCTTGGAAGAGGTCCTTCGCGAGGAGACCATCGACGGGTCGCCGCTCGGCGACGTGATGTTCGGTGAGATCCGGCGCTACCGGGGCGGCGGCGAAGTCCATATGGACGTGATGTTCGACGGCCTCGAAGTCCGGCTGCCGGGGCGGTCGGACCCGATCACGATGGGCGTGACCTCCGGCTACGACTTCTTCGGTGAACACGCCGTCTACGTCGAGGGGTTCGCTCAGGACGGGTACTGCTCGAATTCGATGCGCTCGCTCACCGATAAAGAGGTCATCAAGCACGTCGGGGACGTGCGGGACTTCCGAACCTGGTGGGAGGAAATTCTCACACAGGTCGAACTCGTCGCCGACGATCTCTTCGAGTTCATCCGAGATGCGCAGGAGATCGATCTCGAGTTCTCCGAGCTCCCGTTCACCGTCACGGAGTTCTACAGTCTGCTTGGCTTCCCGGACTACCTCGCAGAACGTGCTGCCGAGGATACCGAGGCGAACGCGGCGTCACCGTTCGAGATCGATATGTGGACGCTGCACTCCGGCGCAACGTACGCGCTCACCCACTTTTTCCAGGGGAAAGAGGGCACGTCCCTCGATCAGTACGTTCGCGTTGCGAACGACATCCTGTTCAACCCGGAGGGCACCATCGAGCGCGTCGAACGAGCCTACGAGGAGCAGCTGGAGGCGGACGGCGACGACGGGTCGCAGGCGTCGCTCGCCGGCGAGCGGGCCCTCGCGAGCATCGAGCGTGTGAACGAGGACCTGCAGGCCAACGTCGAGCAGTTCGAAGCGCGTGAAGAGGCGCTTCGCGAGCGGTTCCAGCAGGTGACGAACTAGCGCAATCATCCTTTTTCGCGTTTCCATATGGCAAACGAAAACGCCCACCAGCAGTGTCCGGTCTGTGATCGCCGAATCGCGAGCGTGACGATCGTCGGGCCGAGTGAAGCAGTAGTCGCGCCGTGCGGGCATCGTGTCGTTCCCCACCGACTCGAATGAAGACTTGAC carries:
- a CDS encoding transcription initiation factor IIB, which codes for MATRDIYESGFDEDVRTESSANQCPECDGRVTTNAVETVCEDCGLVIDEQRIDHGPEWRGFDEDERERTGAPLTAARHDRGLSTEIGRGTDANGNELSGQKRRRLARMRREQTRGRFQSKAERNLAHGLSEVRRISSALELSETLRDQACQLFRSAQNEDLLQGRSIEAMAAASVYGACRCNGRPRTLDDITESARVEQSRVTNAYTTLNTELGLPAQPVTPSAFVPQLASELDVSDQIRQRARQLAEASESTGATTGVRPSGFAAACLYKAGREDGQWLTQSDVADVANVSVVTVRTHRDTLDELAV
- a CDS encoding biosurfactant protein 1: MTDQYADYEALRPLGEATHVPDDQLASSSGEPRRQRSGGVDTDYPDDPTADETECASCGASIPAGQSKCRFCLTNHLEGADDQDTSNVERTLLHVIQLLVEASTFYGAVGKGSAAATLLAKGDDDPVVDDCKLIYDLDEEPAPQLVDQWPSLPSATRVTSECGNQLLAAARERTAWTETTQSRHDGEHATFLYDETGSVVRTEARLASLREDADDDLWLVPAIALQESVDKTDTEQPRRERPNRTHLECRECDRETKHRFREFEAVPDDEWTGQPMWGCQRCGTPRYGPEPEAGQ
- a CDS encoding DUF6735 family protein codes for the protein MGHRALVAYERTDGQYTLHYSHWGAANLKLKHRISAESPFGGEDTDSKWAKQLLAELADGLEADAVDGYLAGEDRPSTVVEPKPRATGLTLDEIVADHLDYLHHEAFFVVSPTFEVTAYRTLWFGLQYDSETIDHGETVGNGALATVRWHDGEPVGDGHLKEQFRALKDVVGDMVNKGVFTRSTARQYLTQKLGEWIGKRQELRIPSGEAPSPDATLSRS
- a CDS encoding AAA family ATPase produces the protein MPEREEIIVSIIEALEAEDMEPDQIDECRQLLEANYHEPEFPVDRVTIRRIRAQQFRNLDDRVVRLDDTDTALYGPNDQGKTAILEAIRFNLFGRQEKQRITLTDPIQSEQDSLETTGNWSVDTNHYLVQRLLNRDGRGYSGDDRPKLNTDPSSEDDIPFQARNTQQDVSEAFGIWPVESREFGRYNIFSLFCLMAPEYKKFLRWQDKEDFIDLLFGINLAAVINQSKKRRSEKYELTEEEETAAEELKTAQSREKKLAERLAELQENKKEIETKLADRRAELRSINETLEQDNELEQLESEKLRLQRQINNLESEKRETRGDLRETRLSIERYEEMEMGEEVHSTAQDLQEMMSIPERCPICTNDVDDSQRRRLLNDGDCPLCRKEVPDKRIETATERDVRESAMEREEVEEQLTELRSRERKLEGELDLLESRVQDHQEQLETIESQIAESDVTQLIDRRDELETEISSLERDATSVQVEINAKEDELDDTTGCIEDLEGAYERRREKVEKRQALQTFERIVRRHIEEERTDLKNSLREEMNNLLSYFEHGRFADAQNVVFNPQGGYDFTVVIEDGNDVPSDRHNEYSNEGKILALLFHTAVLKQLAEQSNTLPIRMFIFDSPYFDIPDTGNAPDITNFVLALPEELPEYQVIVTVTDSALSDRSALNEKYQIEDF
- a CDS encoding DUF7568 family protein — encoded protein: MSRITNWKRESRTPTLAYRNTETGARAVLHRAPDSYRYKWRGVILVDGYPVWSRGYETKDAKSFRDELRDRPAPELSCPECPNSDIAIGGKTADGAKVQRWFECRNCGCEAPSRIVYGAER
- a CDS encoding DUF7567 family protein encodes the protein MSLEIIDRHSEALFEFLWCPVCGHEVFSHIPFEGVFCKNCNTQVELQESRETRGYEEAVLACFDTHSTWNLHVDEKLRRDLPDGSARVKILGAPGAYKVDWWSPAPGDDWQPVEQGEFDDVDEPADVSHLA
- a CDS encoding DUF6166 domain-containing protein is translated as MSRPSDTHPIEQTRPASDCDIAYVGYRQSGQAIVEKRPGQERLTPERSLALVNHSPSGFEWGYGGSGPAQLALALLLDYTGDEAFALDHYQEFKTEVVSQLDCAGSAGSWRLTGPEIDAVLHETPGEPVAPSI